Proteins encoded by one window of Ulvibacter sp. MAR_2010_11:
- a CDS encoding calcium/sodium antiporter — protein sequence MSILYIFLGLLLLVVGGEFLVRSSVALSFKLKLSKMVIGLTVVSFATSAPELLVSVQAALDGFSDIALGNVIGSNIANIGLVLGITSIITPLAIDKDFYKFNWPVMMFLSVVFYFLLKSGQQIDRMEGGVLFLLLFVYLFFLLRRAKNAPETKPTDDSIDEGLSKATNFRIVIWLLLGGIALYFGSELLVKGAVDMATALGVSERVIAVTMIAVGTSVPELAASVIAALKKEKAISLGNLIGSNIFNIASVLGITALIQPIALKSELVLTNDIFWMLGFAAILIPLAFIPKRFEIGRTKGLIMVAAYAVFIGMAFLG from the coding sequence ATGAGCATACTTTACATTTTTTTGGGTTTACTATTATTGGTAGTAGGGGGCGAGTTTTTAGTGAGATCCTCCGTTGCGCTTTCTTTTAAGCTCAAATTGTCAAAAATGGTAATTGGTTTAACGGTTGTTTCCTTTGCAACTTCGGCACCCGAATTATTAGTAAGTGTGCAGGCCGCATTAGATGGATTTAGTGATATTGCATTGGGAAATGTTATTGGTTCAAATATTGCAAATATTGGTTTGGTGTTGGGAATCACATCTATTATAACGCCTTTGGCAATCGATAAGGATTTTTATAAATTCAATTGGCCGGTGATGATGTTCCTATCGGTTGTTTTTTATTTCCTGCTCAAAAGCGGACAGCAAATCGATAGAATGGAAGGAGGCGTTTTGTTTTTACTTCTTTTTGTCTATTTGTTTTTTCTACTTCGAAGAGCGAAAAATGCTCCCGAAACCAAACCAACCGATGATAGCATCGATGAAGGTCTCTCTAAAGCCACTAATTTTAGAATTGTTATATGGTTGCTTCTAGGTGGTATTGCACTTTATTTTGGAAGTGAGCTACTGGTGAAAGGGGCTGTTGATATGGCAACTGCCCTTGGTGTGAGCGAGCGGGTAATTGCAGTAACCATGATTGCAGTTGGTACCAGTGTGCCTGAATTGGCAGCTTCAGTGATTGCTGCTCTCAAGAAGGAGAAGGCCATATCGCTTGGAAATTTAATAGGCTCTAATATTTTTAATATTGCGTCGGTATTGGGAATTACGGCGCTTATTCAGCCTATTGCTCTAAAAAGTGAATTGGTGCTAACCAATGATATCTTTTGGATGCTCGGTTTTGCTGCTATTCTTATTCCATTAGCCTTTATTCCAAAACGTTTTGAAATTGGACGTACAAAAGGACTTATTATGGTAGCGGCCTATGCAGTCTTTATCGGGATGGCTTTTTTAGGATAA
- a CDS encoding BlaI/MecI/CopY family transcriptional regulator — MEQLTNKEEEVMQALWTLEKAFVKEIVVQLQGENHYNTVSTIVRNLEEKGYVSYIAYGKTHQYYPLVSKEAYTKTFMNLAMKRYFDNNYKSMVSFFAKDEKISAKELREILDIIENQK, encoded by the coding sequence ATGGAACAGCTTACAAACAAAGAAGAAGAAGTAATGCAAGCGCTTTGGACATTAGAAAAAGCCTTTGTAAAAGAAATTGTAGTCCAACTTCAGGGTGAAAATCATTACAATACGGTGTCAACCATCGTTCGAAATTTGGAAGAAAAAGGCTATGTGTCCTACATCGCCTATGGAAAAACCCACCAGTATTATCCTTTGGTAAGCAAAGAAGCCTATACGAAAACCTTTATGAATTTGGCAATGAAGCGCTATTTCGACAACAACTATAAAAGCATGGTCTCCTTTTTTGCGAAAGATGAAAAAATAAGCGCCAAAGAATTACGAGAGATTTTAGACATTATAGAAAATCAAAAATAA
- a CDS encoding M56 family metallopeptidase produces the protein MELLIYLGKSAGIIMLFYLVYYLFVQNNTLFSAKRQFLILGGITAFFLPWVEFNKVIYVEAPVIEPLEITESVPLTHIIQQNEAVAIYWWEILLTIYLLGVLVLFIRFIYQLIFLINIIRSSVSERIEGAIHVRVPQNISPFSFFKYIVYNPTLHSEDELKMILKHEQIHTHQWHTLDILFANLLGILQWVNPFAWLYKNSIEENLEFIADNKTAAQVPSKKAYQLALVRASSPSTVPALTNNFYQSFIKKRIIMLNKSTSKKVNVWKLGIILPLLAVFLWSFNVNEVVKFKTTTSEIIPAETDAVSTDAIPLVSEKTVAESDKTEAVVQPKDEEELPVMVTPSASEKEKSLASIISKNTQPVYDIYIRITKNTTEADLKIHKKTLKEEHNVNFNYSNLQFNANGELTAISVTYSDNKGTNGNYSVSEDGPIDDFYIYLTDDGSIGFGSENIEKRRAERDVRAAERTKARVERIEQRKKDSKLSLEETDKRVARAEERAQLAKKRMEIRKEERAKAMVDRKYAIASSSDVEDLGDVVVAGDVDDVLYVDRDRNRRGNIRITSNTTDSELEDLKNGLAKRNITFSYKNVKRNSDGDIISIKIKMKNENGSESVSNIKSDGKPIKPIRLNLQ, from the coding sequence ATGGAACTACTTATTTATTTAGGGAAATCTGCCGGAATCATAATGCTGTTTTATCTTGTATACTATTTATTTGTTCAAAATAACACGCTCTTTTCGGCCAAGCGTCAGTTTCTTATTTTAGGCGGAATAACTGCCTTCTTCCTCCCCTGGGTCGAATTTAATAAAGTTATCTATGTTGAAGCTCCTGTAATAGAGCCCTTGGAAATTACCGAATCGGTTCCTCTTACACATATCATTCAGCAAAATGAAGCTGTAGCCATCTATTGGTGGGAGATTTTACTTACGATATACCTTTTGGGAGTGCTTGTGCTATTCATCCGATTTATATATCAACTTATTTTCCTGATAAATATAATTCGCAGCTCTGTTTCTGAAAGGATTGAGGGAGCAATTCACGTTAGGGTACCCCAAAACATTTCTCCTTTTTCCTTCTTTAAATACATTGTGTATAACCCTACTTTACACAGCGAGGATGAGTTGAAAATGATTTTGAAACACGAGCAAATTCATACGCACCAATGGCATACGCTGGACATCCTGTTTGCAAACCTGCTCGGTATTTTGCAATGGGTGAATCCGTTTGCATGGCTCTATAAGAATAGTATTGAAGAGAATCTTGAGTTTATTGCCGATAACAAAACTGCAGCTCAGGTACCTTCCAAAAAAGCATATCAATTGGCGCTGGTTAGGGCTTCATCACCCTCCACTGTTCCGGCGCTGACTAATAATTTTTATCAATCATTCATCAAAAAACGAATCATTATGTTAAACAAAAGCACCTCAAAAAAAGTCAATGTATGGAAACTCGGCATTATTTTGCCTTTACTGGCGGTATTTCTTTGGAGTTTCAATGTAAATGAAGTTGTAAAGTTTAAAACTACGACTTCGGAAATTATCCCTGCAGAAACCGATGCGGTTTCCACCGATGCTATTCCTTTAGTTTCAGAAAAAACTGTTGCCGAAAGCGATAAAACTGAAGCTGTTGTCCAGCCAAAAGACGAAGAAGAGTTACCGGTAATGGTAACACCTTCTGCTTCAGAAAAAGAAAAAAGCTTAGCTTCAATAATTTCAAAAAACACCCAACCGGTGTACGATATCTATATTCGGATTACAAAAAACACCACCGAAGCCGATCTTAAAATTCATAAAAAGACGTTGAAAGAAGAACACAACGTCAACTTTAATTACAGTAATTTACAATTTAACGCGAATGGGGAACTTACAGCAATTTCGGTAACTTATAGCGACAACAAAGGAACCAACGGAAATTATTCTGTAAGTGAGGACGGTCCAATTGATGATTTCTACATCTATCTTACCGACGATGGCTCTATCGGATTTGGAAGTGAAAACATCGAAAAACGCCGGGCCGAACGAGACGTTCGTGCGGCAGAGCGAACCAAAGCGCGAGTGGAAAGAATAGAGCAGCGTAAAAAAGACAGCAAATTGAGTTTGGAGGAAACCGACAAACGAGTAGCGAGAGCTGAAGAACGTGCCCAATTGGCCAAAAAACGTATGGAAATTAGAAAAGAAGAGCGGGCAAAAGCTATGGTAGATCGCAAATATGCCATTGCAAGTTCTTCTGATGTAGAAGATCTAGGTGATGTAGTTGTAGCGGGAGATGTTGATGATGTACTTTATGTAGACAGAGACCGAAACAGACGAGGAAATATACGTATTACCAGCAATACAACAGATAGTGAACTGGAGGATTTAAAAAATGGTTTGGCCAAAAGGAATATTACGTTCAGCTATAAAAACGTTAAGCGAAATAGTGATGGTGATATTATTTCCATTAAAATTAAAATGAAAAACGAAAACGGCTCCGAATCGGTTTCAAACATAAAATCGGATGGCAAGCCTATAAAACCCATTCGACTGAATTTACAATAG
- a CDS encoding SsrA-binding protein: MKKSFFKVLAKINKAVLPSFTKKGVDLAKASKFQMALFAFKLWVTKNSLD; the protein is encoded by the coding sequence ATGAAGAAATCGTTTTTTAAAGTCCTGGCAAAAATCAACAAGGCTGTTCTTCCCAGTTTCACTAAAAAGGGTGTAGATCTAGCCAAGGCCTCTAAGTTTCAGATGGCCTTATTTGCCTTTAAATTATGGGTGACAAAAAATTCGTTGGACTAA
- a CDS encoding adenine phosphoribosyltransferase, whose product MVAIEQYIRDIPDFPKQGVVFKDITPLLASAEATAFCLSELLKFIEGQRIDKVVGIESRGFFFATLLANELQAGFVPIRKPGKLPYNTLKQPYTLEYGMDALEIHEDAIQKGDKVLMHDDVLATGGTARAACKLIEKLGGEIVQCNFLIELSFLKGAEKLNKYELRAMLTY is encoded by the coding sequence ATGGTTGCAATAGAACAGTACATACGGGACATTCCCGATTTTCCGAAGCAGGGTGTTGTTTTTAAAGACATTACTCCCTTATTGGCCAGTGCTGAAGCAACCGCATTTTGCCTTTCAGAATTATTAAAATTTATTGAAGGGCAAAGAATAGATAAAGTTGTGGGAATCGAGTCCCGAGGATTCTTTTTTGCAACCTTGTTAGCCAATGAACTGCAGGCAGGATTTGTGCCCATCCGTAAACCGGGAAAACTTCCCTATAATACCCTGAAACAGCCCTATACTCTCGAATACGGGATGGATGCGCTGGAAATTCACGAAGATGCTATACAAAAAGGAGACAAGGTACTTATGCACGACGATGTGTTGGCAACCGGCGGGACGGCTCGTGCAGCCTGCAAACTCATAGAAAAACTGGGAGGTGAAATTGTACAATGCAATTTCCTGATTGAATTGTCTTTTTTGAAAGGCGCAGAAAAGCTTAATAAATATGAGCTTCGGGCAATGCTAACCTATTAG
- a CDS encoding ATP-dependent Clp protease adaptor ClpS — MSTKEKIQEDVLYAEKEDRQNEIVLYNDDVNTFDHVINTLIYACEHTPEQAEQCSIIVHYKGKCTVKTGSYDELEPRCSMLLDAGLSAELV, encoded by the coding sequence ATGAGTACCAAAGAAAAAATACAGGAAGATGTATTGTACGCCGAAAAGGAAGACAGGCAGAATGAGATTGTCCTTTACAACGACGATGTAAACACCTTCGACCACGTAATTAATACACTTATCTACGCCTGTGAGCACACGCCGGAGCAGGCCGAACAATGTTCTATCATTGTACATTACAAAGGAAAATGTACCGTAAAAACAGGGTCTTACGACGAATTGGAGCCACGTTGCAGTATGCTGTTGGATGCAGGGCTGAGTGCCGAGCTAGTGTAA
- the prmA gene encoding 50S ribosomal protein L11 methyltransferase — protein MSQVYLEYQFTVKPLQPGTEILIAQLGFSGFESFVETEEGVTAYIQKDEWHEDILEGIQILTSEEFTIQFTFSEIEQVNWNEEWEKNFEAIEVDGTCVVRAPFHPKRNVAYEIIIEPKMSFGTGHHETTFLMLQYLLEHNFNDKAVLDMGCGTAVLAILAEMRGAKSIDAIDIDTWCVENSEENVARNNCMGITVHLGDASIIPKHKYNVVIANINRNILLGDMATYRDSLLPNGTLFLSGFYEEDLPIICESCNNLGFTFVDNKKKNNWIAAKFVI, from the coding sequence ATGTCGCAAGTCTATTTAGAATATCAGTTTACTGTGAAACCGCTTCAGCCGGGCACCGAAATATTAATAGCACAATTGGGTTTTTCCGGATTTGAAAGTTTTGTGGAAACAGAAGAGGGGGTAACAGCTTATATTCAGAAGGATGAATGGCATGAGGATATTTTAGAAGGAATTCAAATACTCACTTCGGAAGAATTTACAATTCAGTTTACCTTTTCAGAAATAGAACAGGTAAATTGGAACGAAGAATGGGAAAAGAACTTTGAAGCCATCGAAGTTGACGGTACCTGTGTGGTGCGGGCGCCTTTTCATCCCAAGAGGAATGTGGCGTATGAGATAATTATAGAGCCTAAAATGTCTTTCGGGACGGGGCATCACGAAACTACTTTTTTGATGCTTCAGTATCTCTTGGAGCACAATTTCAACGATAAAGCGGTATTAGACATGGGCTGCGGCACGGCTGTGCTGGCAATTTTAGCTGAAATGCGAGGCGCTAAATCTATTGACGCCATAGATATTGATACCTGGTGCGTTGAAAATTCGGAAGAAAATGTGGCGCGGAACAACTGTATGGGAATTACAGTGCATTTAGGAGATGCTTCAATCATTCCGAAGCACAAGTATAATGTGGTAATTGCGAACATCAACCGGAACATTTTGTTAGGGGATATGGCAACATACCGTGATAGTTTATTACCTAACGGAACCCTATTTTTAAGCGGATTTTACGAAGAAGATTTGCCAATCATTTGTGAAAGTTGCAATAATTTGGGTTTTACCTTCGTTGATAACAAGAAGAAAAATAACTGGATTGCAGCAAAATTTGTAATTTAG
- the tpiA gene encoding triose-phosphate isomerase — MRKKIVAGNWKMYNDLSETTILLAALKEQVFPEDVNVMVAPAFTNLQYASDTLREHPVTVAAQNMHQSEKGAFTGEVSAVMLKSIGVETVILGHSERRAYFNENSALLAEKVNSALSNNMTAIFCFGEELVDRKAGKHFDVVREQLEDGLFHISEKDWKHIILAYEPVWAIGTGETASPEQAQEIHQFIRKTISENYSEAIAENVSILYGGSVKPANAEEIFGQKDVDGGLIGGASLDAESFIAIVNAF, encoded by the coding sequence ATGAGAAAGAAAATTGTTGCCGGTAATTGGAAGATGTATAATGACCTTTCGGAAACCACTATTCTTTTAGCCGCACTGAAAGAACAGGTGTTTCCTGAAGATGTAAATGTTATGGTGGCACCGGCCTTTACAAATTTACAGTATGCCAGTGATACCTTACGCGAACATCCTGTCACTGTTGCCGCGCAAAACATGCATCAGTCTGAAAAAGGTGCGTTTACCGGAGAAGTTTCGGCTGTTATGCTGAAAAGCATCGGGGTTGAAACCGTTATTTTGGGTCATAGCGAACGTCGTGCCTATTTTAATGAAAACAGCGCACTGCTAGCTGAAAAGGTTAATTCGGCCTTAAGCAACAATATGACTGCTATTTTTTGTTTTGGCGAAGAGTTGGTCGATAGAAAGGCAGGAAAGCACTTTGATGTAGTCCGCGAACAATTGGAGGACGGCTTGTTTCATATTTCCGAAAAAGACTGGAAACACATTATTTTGGCTTACGAACCGGTTTGGGCAATAGGCACCGGAGAAACAGCTTCTCCCGAACAAGCTCAGGAAATACATCAATTTATTCGTAAAACCATTTCAGAAAACTATTCAGAAGCCATTGCAGAAAATGTTTCTATTTTATACGGAGGAAGCGTAAAACCCGCCAACGCCGAGGAAATATTTGGTCAAAAGGATGTAGATGGCGGACTCATAGGCGGCGCCTCTCTGGATGCCGAAAGTTTTATTGCAATTGTAAACGCTTTTTAA
- a CDS encoding ABC transporter permease, whose amino-acid sequence MTGYLLQKLGYALLTLFGVVTVIFLLFTILPGDPARMMLGQNENAEQIAVVKKKYGFDKPIGLQYLYYLNDLSPLSFHSANSDDYTYLSENKYKATPLFTMGETHVVVKVPYLRESFQKNGKKVSSVIAETLPNTFVLAVSAITIAMILGVLLGIISVLFKDGWIDRAIQLISTLGMSVPSFFSAIIFAWIFGFLLHEYTGLNMTGSLYEVDDFGEGAYIQWKNLLLPAIVLGIRPLAVVSQLMRNSLLEVLQQDYIRTAKAKGLSFYTIIKKHALKNSLNPVVTAISGWFASMLAGAVFVEYIFGWNGLGKEIVDALNTLDLPIIMGAVLVIATLFILINIFVDVIYGWLDPKISRK is encoded by the coding sequence GTGACAGGATATCTGCTGCAAAAATTGGGCTATGCCTTGCTTACGTTATTTGGAGTAGTTACAGTTATTTTTTTGTTGTTTACCATTCTTCCCGGAGATCCTGCGCGTATGATGCTGGGTCAAAATGAAAATGCCGAACAAATTGCGGTGGTCAAGAAAAAGTATGGCTTCGATAAACCCATCGGACTCCAATATTTGTATTATCTAAACGATTTGTCACCACTTTCTTTTCACAGTGCCAACAGTGATGACTACACCTATCTTTCGGAAAATAAATACAAAGCGACACCGCTGTTTACCATGGGAGAGACACATGTGGTTGTAAAAGTTCCTTATTTGCGGGAATCTTTTCAGAAAAACGGTAAAAAAGTGAGCTCCGTAATCGCCGAAACTCTTCCTAATACCTTTGTTCTGGCAGTTTCAGCCATTACAATTGCGATGATTTTAGGGGTGCTGTTAGGAATTATTTCGGTGCTTTTTAAAGACGGATGGATAGACAGAGCCATTCAGCTAATTAGCACGCTGGGAATGAGCGTGCCGTCTTTTTTTAGTGCGATTATCTTTGCCTGGATCTTCGGATTTCTATTGCATGAATACACAGGTTTAAACATGACAGGAAGCCTCTATGAAGTTGACGATTTTGGCGAAGGAGCCTATATTCAATGGAAAAATTTACTACTTCCGGCCATAGTTTTGGGAATACGTCCGCTCGCGGTTGTGAGTCAGTTAATGCGTAACTCTTTACTGGAAGTTTTGCAACAGGATTATATTCGTACTGCCAAGGCCAAAGGCTTGTCGTTTTATACCATAATAAAAAAACACGCTCTTAAAAATTCGCTGAATCCGGTGGTAACTGCAATTTCGGGGTGGTTTGCCTCCATGCTTGCCGGAGCGGTCTTTGTGGAATATATTTTTGGATGGAATGGCTTGGGAAAAGAAATAGTTGACGCCTTAAACACCCTCGATCTGCCCATAATAATGGGCGCTGTATTGGTGATTGCCACTTTGTTTATACTAATCAATATCTTTGTAGACGTAATTTACGGATGGCTGGATCCTAAAATTAGCAGGAAGTAG
- a CDS encoding BT_3928 family protein — translation MKVLVGISRIFVGILFLISGLIKLNDPVGFSFKLKDYFAPDVLDMEFLVPYALVIAIFVVIYEVLLGVMIIIGYAKKFTLWSLLLMIVFFTFLTFYSAYFNKVTDCGCFGDALKLTPWESFTKDVILLVLILILFFGKKYIQPFFTSGTRSLIVFASFVGCLGITYYVLQHLPIIDFRAYKIGSNISEGMTVPEGAPIPIFEYNWKFKVNGEEKIITTNGDYPTQDGEFISVETKEIQAGYEPPVHDFSIERDGEDYTTALLNEDKLIVIIVYNLAMSEKEGFAAVKEVTNEALKKGYKVIGMSASSQEVMDGVARENQFNFNFYFCDETTLKTIVRSNPGILELRKGTITQKVHYNDAKDLKLN, via the coding sequence ATGAAAGTACTCGTTGGAATCTCAAGAATATTTGTTGGAATATTATTTCTCATTAGCGGATTAATAAAACTAAACGATCCCGTTGGCTTTTCGTTTAAACTGAAGGATTACTTCGCACCCGATGTACTCGATATGGAATTTCTGGTTCCCTACGCCTTAGTCATTGCCATCTTTGTAGTAATTTATGAAGTGTTATTGGGCGTCATGATCATTATTGGATATGCCAAAAAGTTCACACTTTGGAGCTTATTGCTAATGATTGTTTTCTTTACATTTCTTACTTTTTATTCGGCCTACTTTAACAAGGTTACCGATTGTGGATGCTTCGGAGATGCGTTAAAATTAACTCCCTGGGAATCGTTTACCAAAGACGTGATATTACTGGTCTTGATTCTTATTCTTTTCTTCGGAAAAAAGTACATTCAACCTTTCTTTACCAGCGGAACCCGTAGCCTTATTGTATTTGCTTCGTTTGTAGGCTGTTTGGGAATAACCTATTATGTGCTTCAGCACTTGCCAATTATCGACTTCCGGGCTTATAAAATAGGTTCAAATATTTCTGAAGGGATGACAGTTCCGGAGGGAGCTCCCATTCCAATTTTCGAATATAACTGGAAGTTTAAAGTAAACGGAGAAGAAAAGATTATCACTACAAACGGCGATTATCCAACTCAGGATGGGGAATTTATAAGTGTGGAGACCAAAGAGATTCAGGCCGGTTATGAACCGCCGGTGCATGATTTTAGCATAGAACGCGACGGAGAAGATTACACCACAGCGCTTTTAAATGAAGATAAATTGATTGTAATAATTGTCTACAATCTTGCAATGTCCGAAAAAGAAGGGTTTGCAGCAGTTAAAGAAGTTACAAACGAGGCGTTAAAAAAGGGATATAAGGTAATAGGCATGTCGGCTTCTTCACAGGAAGTGATGGATGGAGTCGCCAGAGAAAACCAATTTAATTTTAACTTCTATTTCTGTGATGAAACTACGTTAAAAACAATTGTACGCAGCAACCCCGGAATTTTGGAACTGCGAAAAGGCACCATCACACAAAAAGTGCATTATAACGATGCAAAAGATTTAAAACTTAACTAA
- a CDS encoding DUF1599 domain-containing protein translates to MSDTSKQYNAVIETCRALFINKMKDYGSAWRILRLPSLTDQIFIKAQRIRGLQQNAERKVDEGAISEFIGIINYSVMALIQLEKGVVEQPDLSLEESIELYDKQIAITKQLMMDKNHDYGEAWRDMRVSSLTDLILQKLLRVKQIEDNQGKTLVSEGIDANYQDMINYAVFALIHLKETE, encoded by the coding sequence ATGTCGGATACTTCAAAACAATACAATGCCGTAATTGAAACCTGTAGAGCATTGTTTATCAATAAAATGAAAGACTACGGAAGTGCCTGGCGCATTTTACGACTTCCGTCTTTAACCGATCAGATCTTTATAAAGGCTCAGCGCATTAGAGGCCTTCAGCAGAATGCCGAACGAAAAGTGGATGAAGGAGCCATAAGCGAGTTTATCGGAATCATCAATTATTCGGTCATGGCATTGATTCAACTGGAAAAAGGGGTTGTAGAACAGCCGGACCTTTCCCTTGAAGAATCTATTGAATTATACGACAAGCAGATTGCCATCACCAAACAACTTATGATGGATAAAAATCACGATTATGGCGAGGCATGGCGCGATATGCGGGTGAGTTCGCTAACCGATTTAATTCTTCAGAAATTATTGCGGGTTAAACAAATTGAAGACAATCAAGGAAAAACATTGGTAAGCGAAGGCATTGATGCCAATTATCAGGATATGATTAATTATGCGGTTTTCGCCTTAATACATTTAAAAGAAACAGAATGA
- the folP gene encoding dihydropteroate synthase produces the protein MQTLNCKGRLIDLSVPKVMGIINVTPDSFYDGGKTTSRDNILVQAEQMLSDGATFLDIGGYSSRPGAEDISETKELERIQPAIEAILKKFPEAVLSIDTYRSKVAKKAVEAGAAIVNDISGGVLDSEMIPTVATLKVPYILMHIRGTPQDMTQHTNYKNVVTEVLNYFSERIAVARKAGINDIVVDPGFGFAKTRSQSFELLNHLELFQQLNTPILAGLSRKSLIYKTLETTATNALNGTTVLNSIALYKGVSLLRVHDVKEANECIALLQNLKNEA, from the coding sequence TTGCAAACACTCAATTGTAAAGGTAGACTTATCGACCTTTCCGTCCCTAAGGTGATGGGGATTATTAATGTGACCCCCGATTCGTTTTACGACGGCGGAAAAACAACTTCAAGAGACAACATTTTAGTGCAGGCAGAGCAGATGCTTAGCGACGGCGCTACGTTTTTGGACATTGGTGGTTACAGCTCGCGTCCCGGTGCCGAAGACATTTCAGAAACTAAAGAACTGGAACGCATCCAGCCGGCTATTGAAGCAATACTTAAAAAATTTCCTGAAGCCGTACTATCTATCGATACCTATAGAAGTAAGGTCGCCAAAAAAGCAGTTGAAGCGGGAGCCGCAATAGTGAATGATATTTCGGGAGGTGTATTAGATTCTGAAATGATCCCCACCGTTGCCACACTAAAGGTTCCTTATATTTTAATGCATATTCGAGGTACACCACAGGATATGACACAACACACAAATTATAAAAACGTGGTGACCGAAGTGCTGAATTATTTTTCAGAAAGAATTGCGGTAGCGAGAAAAGCGGGTATTAATGATATTGTAGTCGATCCGGGTTTTGGCTTCGCCAAAACCCGGTCTCAAAGCTTCGAACTACTGAATCATTTGGAATTGTTTCAGCAGCTGAATACTCCAATTTTGGCAGGGCTTTCCAGAAAATCACTGATTTATAAAACGCTTGAAACCACAGCCACCAATGCACTTAACGGCACAACAGTACTAAATAGCATTGCTCTTTATAAAGGTGTTTCTTTGCTTCGCGTTCACGATGTAAAAGAAGCAAATGAGTGTATTGCATTACTCCAAAACCTTAAAAACGAAGCATAA
- a CDS encoding diadenylate cyclase, with product MEFLDFTEIKIIDVIDVLLVAFLMYYIYRLVKGTVAINIFVGIVIIYGIWKLTELLGMELFSKILGGFLGVGMFALIVVFQQEIRKFLLMLGSTNFSARKKFLRQFKLLSSEGGTRTNVKVVIDACRRMGNTKTGALIVFQRNNSLDFVKNTGDEMQMEVNMPIIESIFFKNSPLHDGAMIIEENMITATRVILPVSNDRSIPLRFGLRHRAAVGITEKTDAVCLVVSEENGQISYLKDGDFVLFEDLSELQKQLEKDLTY from the coding sequence TTGGAATTCTTAGATTTTACTGAAATAAAGATTATTGATGTAATAGACGTGCTCCTTGTGGCATTCCTGATGTACTACATTTATCGCTTGGTAAAAGGTACTGTCGCTATTAATATCTTTGTAGGTATTGTTATTATTTACGGTATCTGGAAGCTTACCGAACTACTGGGAATGGAACTTTTCAGTAAAATTCTTGGAGGCTTTCTCGGTGTTGGAATGTTTGCCCTAATCGTAGTTTTTCAGCAGGAAATCCGAAAATTTTTGTTGATGCTCGGGTCTACAAATTTTAGCGCCCGAAAGAAATTTTTAAGACAATTTAAATTGCTCTCCAGTGAAGGCGGGACACGAACCAATGTAAAGGTTGTCATCGATGCCTGCCGACGAATGGGAAATACCAAAACAGGGGCCCTTATTGTGTTCCAGCGCAACAACAGTTTGGATTTTGTAAAAAACACCGGAGACGAGATGCAGATGGAGGTTAATATGCCCATTATTGAAAGTATTTTTTTTAAAAACAGTCCGTTACACGATGGCGCTATGATTATCGAAGAGAATATGATTACCGCCACACGTGTAATTTTACCGGTTTCCAATGACCGAAGTATTCCGTTACGCTTTGGTTTGCGTCATCGTGCCGCAGTTGGTATCACCGAAAAAACTGATGCAGTTTGCTTGGTAGTTTCCGAAGAAAACGGACAAATTTCCTATCTAAAAGATGGGGACTTCGTTTTGTTTGAAGACCTCTCCGAATTGCAAAAACAGCTTGAAAAAGATCTGACCTATTAA